A section of the Elusimicrobiota bacterium genome encodes:
- a CDS encoding phosphatase PAP2-related protein, with translation MTVPLAALRGVSMVGALGLWFWTQRLIGRRSGAPGAVGDQVHVWTESWNAALARNPKAADALLIASSLGIDLLGATTILYSIFGPSVRPLIALLIIFSLRQLCQATTSLPPPKGMIWRDPGVPSFLVTYGVSNDLFFSGHTAIAVLGALVLHSLGYVWLDGVVLLVAAFEIAAVLVLRAHYTLDVFTGAVVALWVWSASQPAALWVDGAFSRLIKG, from the coding sequence ATGACGGTCCCGCTGGCCGCTCTGCGCGGGGTGTCGATGGTCGGGGCTTTGGGATTGTGGTTCTGGACCCAGCGGCTGATCGGGAGGCGCTCCGGCGCGCCGGGCGCGGTCGGAGACCAAGTGCATGTCTGGACCGAGTCCTGGAACGCGGCGCTGGCTCGGAACCCGAAAGCGGCGGATGCTTTGCTCATCGCGAGTTCTTTGGGCATAGACCTGCTTGGGGCAACGACCATCCTTTACTCGATCTTCGGGCCGAGCGTTCGGCCGTTGATCGCTCTCCTGATAATCTTCTCCTTGCGCCAGTTGTGCCAGGCCACGACTTCCCTGCCGCCGCCCAAAGGGATGATCTGGCGCGACCCGGGAGTCCCGTCCTTCTTGGTGACCTACGGGGTGTCCAACGACCTGTTCTTCTCAGGGCATACGGCCATCGCGGTCTTGGGCGCTCTGGTCCTGCACTCTCTGGGTTATGTCTGGCTCGATGGCGTCGTTCTGCTCGTGGCGGCTTTCGAGATAGCCGCGGTCTTGGTCCTGCGCGCGCACTACACGCTGGATGTGTTCACGGGCGCGGTGGTGGCGCTGTGGGTGTGGTCGGCCAGCCAGCCGGCGGCGCTATGGGTGGACGGGG
- a CDS encoding lysophospholipid acyltransferase family protein, translated as MQNIIIDKPYKFVPPNHNPLWPKVFQPILRPLLRRQHGLEKITFEGLEHLRASLDAGHGVLLAPNHCRPCDPMVMGLLNGELGRKLFIMASWHLFMQGRVMAWLLPRLGAFSVYREGLDSASLKEAIAILRDARGPLIVFPEGLVSRANEQLQRLNDGVAFMARSAARQGEKSGRRIVIHPVALRYDYGGDLLKTADEMLSGIEARLTWSRKANASLRERIIAVGEALLALKELEYLKAPQPGALEERQARLIDAILAPLEAEWTVAKKDADVPNRVRALRSAILPEMAEGSIDEAERARRWGQLADLYLAQQLCLYPPDYVARRPTAERIIETLERFEEDLTDACAVHGPLSVRVRVGPAIEVPAEKGGSPDPLTGSLREALEGMLSDLGRGAAIPAGTGWSS; from the coding sequence ATGCAGAACATCATCATCGACAAGCCGTACAAGTTCGTCCCTCCGAACCACAATCCGCTCTGGCCCAAAGTCTTCCAGCCGATCCTGCGGCCGCTACTGCGGCGCCAGCACGGTTTGGAGAAGATTACTTTCGAGGGGCTGGAGCATCTGCGCGCGTCGCTTGACGCGGGGCACGGGGTCCTGCTGGCGCCCAACCACTGCCGGCCGTGCGACCCGATGGTCATGGGGCTGCTCAACGGCGAGCTGGGGCGCAAGCTGTTCATCATGGCGAGCTGGCATCTGTTCATGCAGGGGCGCGTCATGGCGTGGCTGCTGCCGCGGCTGGGAGCGTTCAGCGTGTACCGCGAGGGGCTGGACTCCGCCTCGCTCAAGGAGGCGATCGCGATCCTGCGCGACGCGCGCGGGCCGCTGATCGTCTTCCCGGAAGGCCTCGTCTCGCGCGCCAACGAGCAGCTCCAGCGCCTCAACGACGGGGTGGCCTTCATGGCGCGCTCGGCGGCGCGCCAGGGGGAGAAGAGCGGGCGCCGGATCGTGATCCATCCGGTCGCGCTGCGCTACGACTACGGCGGCGACCTGCTCAAGACCGCCGATGAGATGTTGAGCGGCATCGAGGCGCGGCTGACCTGGTCGAGGAAGGCGAACGCCTCTTTGCGCGAGCGGATCATCGCGGTGGGAGAAGCGCTCCTGGCGCTCAAGGAGCTGGAGTATCTGAAGGCTCCGCAGCCGGGCGCCTTGGAAGAACGGCAGGCCCGGCTCATAGACGCGATCCTGGCTCCCCTGGAAGCCGAGTGGACAGTAGCCAAGAAGGACGCGGATGTGCCCAACCGGGTGCGGGCCTTGCGCTCGGCCATCCTGCCGGAGATGGCCGAGGGCTCCATAGACGAAGCGGAGCGGGCCCGGCGGTGGGGTCAACTCGCCGACCTTTACCTGGCCCAGCAGCTTTGCCTGTATCCTCCCGATTATGTGGCGCGGCGGCCGACCGCGGAGAGGATCATCGAGACTCTGGAGCGTTTCGAGGAGGACCTGACCGACGCCTGCGCCGTCCACGGTCCGCTTTCGGTGCGGGTGCGCGTGGGGCCCGCGATCGAGGTGCCGGCTGAGAAGGGCGGCTCTCCTGACCCGCTGACCGGGTCTTTGCGCGAGGCTTTGGAGGGGATGCTCTCCGACCTGGGCCGCGGCGCGGCCATCCCCGCGGGCACGGGGTGGTCTTCATGA